The Arachis hypogaea cultivar Tifrunner chromosome 19, arahy.Tifrunner.gnm2.J5K5, whole genome shotgun sequence genome has a window encoding:
- the LOC112780143 gene encoding uncharacterized protein isoform X2, with protein MSYSMSSFLFSILFTLLLFTRVFTHEISKGNELTDENEGKNFNYPTSLHYVHKEKMYDSKDEGDKTPTRKIEVHEIKGSTSDSSVGYLSNDFQRTIPSMMPNTQKDYGYYPNNYQLDGLTFRVNIPGFARIYLPNLPIELPFPNVELPFHTTRMIRNGYYYPGNYYQPIIPSSLLTQSKQYHNIQSFGYQPSSLSNIDNFEDGSIIRNRKIMRPSSEIDGRIFHMFPTKTSTMAYEDKTWYGDASKKTVKVDP; from the exons ATGAGTTACTCAATGtcaagttttttattttctattttgtttacTTTACTCCTATTTACTCGTGTCTTCACCCATGAAATATCTAAGG GGAATGAGCTGACTGATGAGAATGAAGGAAAAAATTTCAATTATCCAACGTCATTGCATTATGTGCACAAAGAAAAGATGTATGACTCTAAAGATGAAG GGGATAAAACTCCAACAAGAAagatagaagttcatgagataaAAGGTTCAACAAGTGACTCATCAGTTGGTTATCTATCCAATGACTTTCAACGAACCATTCCTTCAATGATGCCTAACACTCAAAAGGATTATGGTTATTATCCAAATAACTATCAATTGGATGGTTTAACTTTCAGGGTTAATATTCCTGGTTTTGCGAGGATATATTTGCCTAATTTACCGATTGAACTTCCATTTCCAAATGTTGAATTACCTTTCCATACCACTCGTATGATTCGTAATGGTTACTACTATCCTGGTAACTACTACCAACCTATTATTCCTTCTTCACTACTAACTCAGAGTAAACAATATCACAACATTCAATCATTTGGATACCAACCTTCAAGCTTGTCAAATATTG ACAACTTCGAAGATGGAAGTATAATAAGAAATCGAAAAATTATGAGACCTTCGTCAGAAATTGATGGGAGAATTTTCCATATGTTTCCAACAAAAACTTCTACAATGGCATATGAGGATAAAACATGGTATGGAGATGCTAGTAAGAAGACTGTGAAAGTCGATCCATAA
- the LOC112780143 gene encoding uncharacterized protein isoform X3: MSYSMSSFLFSILFTLLLFTRVFTHEISKVIGNELTDENEGKNFNYPTSLHYVHKEKMYDSKDEGDKTPTRKIEVHEIKGSTSDSSVGYLSNDFQRTIPSMMPNTQKDYGYYPNNYQLDGLTFRVNIPGFARIYLPNLPIELPFPNVELPFHTTRMIRNGYYYPDNFEDGSIIRNRKIMRPSSEIDGRIFHMFPTKTSTMAYEDKTWYGDASKKTVKVDP, encoded by the exons ATGAGTTACTCAATGtcaagttttttattttctattttgtttacTTTACTCCTATTTACTCGTGTCTTCACCCATGAAATATCTAAGG TTATAGGGAATGAGCTGACTGATGAGAATGAAGGAAAAAATTTCAATTATCCAACGTCATTGCATTATGTGCACAAAGAAAAGATGTATGACTCTAAAGATGAAG GGGATAAAACTCCAACAAGAAagatagaagttcatgagataaAAGGTTCAACAAGTGACTCATCAGTTGGTTATCTATCCAATGACTTTCAACGAACCATTCCTTCAATGATGCCTAACACTCAAAAGGATTATGGTTATTATCCAAATAACTATCAATTGGATGGTTTAACTTTCAGGGTTAATATTCCTGGTTTTGCGAGGATATATTTGCCTAATTTACCGATTGAACTTCCATTTCCAAATGTTGAATTACCTTTCCATACCACTCGTATGATTCGTAATGGTTACTACTATCCTG ACAACTTCGAAGATGGAAGTATAATAAGAAATCGAAAAATTATGAGACCTTCGTCAGAAATTGATGGGAGAATTTTCCATATGTTTCCAACAAAAACTTCTACAATGGCATATGAGGATAAAACATGGTATGGAGATGCTAGTAAGAAGACTGTGAAAGTCGATCCATAA
- the LOC112780143 gene encoding uncharacterized protein isoform X1: MSYSMSSFLFSILFTLLLFTRVFTHEISKVIGNELTDENEGKNFNYPTSLHYVHKEKMYDSKDEGDKTPTRKIEVHEIKGSTSDSSVGYLSNDFQRTIPSMMPNTQKDYGYYPNNYQLDGLTFRVNIPGFARIYLPNLPIELPFPNVELPFHTTRMIRNGYYYPGNYYQPIIPSSLLTQSKQYHNIQSFGYQPSSLSNIDNFEDGSIIRNRKIMRPSSEIDGRIFHMFPTKTSTMAYEDKTWYGDASKKTVKVDP, encoded by the exons ATGAGTTACTCAATGtcaagttttttattttctattttgtttacTTTACTCCTATTTACTCGTGTCTTCACCCATGAAATATCTAAGG TTATAGGGAATGAGCTGACTGATGAGAATGAAGGAAAAAATTTCAATTATCCAACGTCATTGCATTATGTGCACAAAGAAAAGATGTATGACTCTAAAGATGAAG GGGATAAAACTCCAACAAGAAagatagaagttcatgagataaAAGGTTCAACAAGTGACTCATCAGTTGGTTATCTATCCAATGACTTTCAACGAACCATTCCTTCAATGATGCCTAACACTCAAAAGGATTATGGTTATTATCCAAATAACTATCAATTGGATGGTTTAACTTTCAGGGTTAATATTCCTGGTTTTGCGAGGATATATTTGCCTAATTTACCGATTGAACTTCCATTTCCAAATGTTGAATTACCTTTCCATACCACTCGTATGATTCGTAATGGTTACTACTATCCTGGTAACTACTACCAACCTATTATTCCTTCTTCACTACTAACTCAGAGTAAACAATATCACAACATTCAATCATTTGGATACCAACCTTCAAGCTTGTCAAATATTG ACAACTTCGAAGATGGAAGTATAATAAGAAATCGAAAAATTATGAGACCTTCGTCAGAAATTGATGGGAGAATTTTCCATATGTTTCCAACAAAAACTTCTACAATGGCATATGAGGATAAAACATGGTATGGAGATGCTAGTAAGAAGACTGTGAAAGTCGATCCATAA